The following proteins are encoded in a genomic region of Candidatus Rokuibacteriota bacterium:
- a CDS encoding hydantoinase/oxoprolinase family protein, with product MYRIGIDVGGTFTDMVAVDDAGRVTLAKAASTPADPSLGVMDGIAALAAALGTAPAPLLAGTERIVHGTTAATNALLERKGARVGLLTTEGHRDVIEMREGLKPDRYNLRMAAPEPLVPRARRLGVRERLRADGGVAVGLDLRSLGRAVERLRREGVEAVAVCYLHAYRDGRHEAATAEMLARALPGVYVSLSSRVLPQIKEYERVSTTVVNAYVGPALSRYLSRLRGRLAGAGYRGPVLIMQSHGGVVPITEAVRLAAGAVLSGPAGGVAGSRYCARLLGTDDLIPFDMGGTSTDISLVVGGRAQLAADRGVAGHRVALPSLDIVSLGAGGGSIAWVDAGGILQVGPQSAGAEPGPACYGEGGSDATVTDANLVLGYLDAGNFLGGRARLDAAAAGRAVERLAARLGTDPIAAAAGVHAVVNTRMAEGIRLVSVRRGVDPRRFALLAFGGAAGLHATEVARQLDIGRVVVPRVAAVLSAWGMLATDLRFEIVRTHVGDVRRVSASALRRLFGAMEAEGRRRLGAAFHGGVRIERAVDMRYGEQVFEVTVPLDGVDLAAPALMAQVVERFHRRHEELYTYSLPDQEPVLVNARLAVVGELPALPEEPSLPPRGPASPVARRRIHLGRWVEAPVYDLDALAAGQAVPGPAVVETATTTVLLRPRDRAVVTPLGWLDVSL from the coding sequence GTGTACCGCATCGGGATCGACGTCGGCGGCACCTTCACCGACATGGTTGCCGTGGACGATGCCGGGCGGGTCACCCTGGCCAAGGCTGCCTCCACGCCGGCCGATCCGTCCCTCGGCGTCATGGACGGGATCGCGGCGCTGGCCGCGGCCCTCGGCACGGCGCCCGCGCCCCTCCTCGCCGGGACCGAGCGCATCGTCCACGGCACGACGGCGGCCACCAACGCCCTCCTCGAGCGCAAGGGCGCCCGGGTCGGTCTCCTCACGACGGAAGGGCATCGCGACGTGATCGAGATGCGGGAGGGCCTCAAGCCCGACCGCTACAACCTCCGCATGGCCGCGCCCGAGCCCCTGGTGCCACGGGCCCGGCGGCTCGGCGTGCGCGAGCGGCTGCGGGCCGACGGGGGCGTGGCGGTGGGCCTCGACCTTCGCTCGCTCGGCCGCGCGGTGGAACGGCTCAGGCGCGAGGGCGTCGAGGCGGTGGCGGTGTGCTATCTCCACGCCTACCGCGACGGTCGCCACGAGGCCGCCACCGCCGAGATGCTGGCCCGCGCCTTGCCGGGGGTCTACGTGTCCCTGTCCTCGCGAGTGCTGCCGCAGATCAAGGAGTACGAGCGCGTGTCGACCACGGTGGTGAATGCCTATGTGGGCCCGGCGCTGTCGCGCTATCTCTCGCGGCTGCGCGGCCGCCTGGCCGGAGCGGGCTACCGCGGTCCCGTGCTCATCATGCAATCGCATGGCGGGGTGGTGCCCATCACCGAGGCGGTGCGGCTGGCGGCGGGCGCGGTGCTGTCGGGACCGGCCGGCGGGGTGGCGGGCAGCCGCTACTGCGCCCGGCTGCTCGGGACCGACGATCTCATCCCCTTCGACATGGGCGGCACCAGCACCGACATCTCGCTCGTGGTCGGCGGCCGCGCCCAGCTGGCCGCGGACCGCGGCGTCGCCGGGCACCGGGTCGCGCTGCCCAGTCTCGACATCGTGAGCCTGGGGGCGGGGGGCGGCTCCATCGCCTGGGTGGACGCCGGCGGCATCCTGCAGGTGGGGCCGCAGAGCGCGGGGGCCGAGCCGGGCCCGGCCTGCTACGGCGAGGGGGGCAGCGACGCGACCGTCACCGACGCCAACCTCGTGCTGGGCTATCTCGATGCGGGCAACTTCCTGGGCGGCCGGGCGCGGCTCGACGCGGCCGCCGCCGGGCGAGCTGTGGAGCGGCTCGCCGCCCGGCTCGGCACCGACCCGATCGCCGCGGCCGCGGGCGTGCACGCGGTGGTCAACACGCGCATGGCCGAGGGGATCCGCCTGGTCTCGGTGCGGCGCGGCGTGGATCCCCGCCGCTTCGCACTCCTGGCCTTCGGCGGGGCGGCGGGGCTGCATGCCACGGAGGTCGCGCGCCAGCTCGACATCGGGCGCGTGGTGGTGCCCCGGGTGGCGGCCGTGCTCTCGGCCTGGGGCATGCTCGCCACCGACCTCCGCTTCGAGATCGTGCGCACCCACGTGGGTGACGTCAGGCGCGTGAGCGCCTCGGCGCTGCGCCGCCTCTTCGGCGCCATGGAGGCCGAAGGCCGCCGGCGCCTCGGCGCGGCCTTTCACGGCGGCGTCCGCATCGAGCGGGCGGTGGACATGCGCTACGGCGAGCAGGTCTTCGAGGTGACGGTGCCGCTCGACGGCGTGGACCTGGCCGCGCCCGCTCTCATGGCGCAGGTGGTCGAGCGCTTTCACCGCCGCCACGAGGAGCTCTACACCTACAGCCTGCCGGACCAGGAGCCCGTCCTCGTCAATGCGCGTCTGGCCGTGGTGGGCGAGCTCCCGGCGCTGCCCGAGGAGCCGTCGCTGCCGCCGCGGGGCCCGGCGAGCCCGGTGGCCCGGCGGCGCATCCACCTCGGCCGCTGGGTCGAGGCGCCGGTCTACGATCTCGACGCGCTCGCCGCCGGCCAGGCCGTGCCGGGGCCCGCCGTGGTGGAGACGGCCACGACCACCGTGCTCCTGCGCCCCCGCGACCGCGCCGTGGTCACCCCGCTCGGCTGGCTCGACGTGTCGCTGTGA
- a CDS encoding TetR/AcrR family transcriptional regulator encodes MVKNRPTPSATRLAWRRRASWEARRTEIFRSLGLALRERGLASLTVQDIADRLGMTKGNLYYYFRNKQDLLYGCHVACMRLSLQALEDVRRSAEPPGTRLRRLLTRHIRAITDEVYGAVLLTDLESLSPLQRRRYVAMRDRFERGVRQLIRAGMRRREFRKLDARLAGFAILGAINWIPKWYDPRGALSPAAIAEAFADFLVTGLEV; translated from the coding sequence ATGGTCAAGAACCGCCCCACACCCTCCGCCACGAGACTGGCCTGGAGGCGCCGCGCGAGCTGGGAGGCGCGGCGCACCGAGATCTTCAGGAGCCTCGGCCTCGCCCTCCGGGAGCGCGGGCTCGCCTCCCTCACCGTGCAGGACATCGCCGACCGGCTCGGCATGACCAAGGGCAATCTCTACTACTACTTCAGGAACAAGCAGGACCTGCTCTATGGGTGCCACGTGGCCTGCATGCGCCTGAGCCTGCAGGCGCTGGAGGACGTCCGCCGGAGCGCGGAGCCCCCGGGCACGCGGCTGCGGCGCCTGCTCACCCGGCACATCCGCGCCATCACCGACGAGGTCTACGGGGCGGTCCTGCTGACCGACCTCGAGTCACTGAGCCCGCTGCAGCGACGGCGATACGTCGCCATGCGCGACCGCTTCGAGCGCGGCGTGCGGCAGCTGATCCGTGCGGGCATGCGGCGGCGCGAGTTCCGGAAGCTGGACGCGCGGCTGGCCGGCTTCGCCATCCTGGGCGCGATCAACTGGATTCCCAAGTGGTACGACCCCCGGGGCGCGCTGTCGCCGGCGGCGATCGCCGAGGCCTTCGCCGACTTCCTCGTCACCGGGCTGGAGGTGTGA